One Mycolicibacterium aubagnense genomic region harbors:
- a CDS encoding Mu transposase C-terminal domain-containing protein, which yields MVPLSQLMVDPALELVSGSRPPLCSEEMLAGIPEAAVEQARWWERHIVEILSGRPPGTAAGIRPRPEFDTAKRSLRQRELAKLDELRAAGHDVSRNALQRRRFAYERDGLLGVVDGRHNRRRAVFGRVDDRVVAAVRDAIEGETDLSTGTVQRLQRRVAKTLVATYGADDAPAMPSQPTFYRLVKRLAEGRHTFGSARTRRSLSKQPDGPFGSITVVRPGEMVEIDSTLLDVRVVLDDGMVDRVELTAMVDNATRSIPAAVLRPTTKAVDASLLLARALTPEPMRPGWADALRMSRSVLPHHSLTSVDQRLADAAARPVIAPETIVCDHGKAYLSQTFRQACCTLGINLQPAHPDCPTDKPKIERTLQSVGTLFAQYVAGYVGSSVERRGKNAEDDAVWSMIELQALLDEWIIAVWQNRPHDGLRDPVTPGKALSPNEKYTALVEVAGYVPVPLDADDYIELLPVQWRTINSYGVRINHRTYDAKALNPYRRQHSGVDARNGQWEVHYDPYDVSRIWVRNHHEDGWLAATWTHLRSSPVPFGETLWRHARSVADRRGAQKTQEAEIAAIAEDLLDRAAAGPQQQTKAERRVTGRTSAASAGRDWPDPTESSEHHGPSPSERAADNETFDDDGEMAEVIPLPVFDARKEAQTWRL from the coding sequence GTGGTGCCGCTCTCGCAGCTGATGGTTGATCCGGCATTGGAATTGGTGTCGGGGTCGCGACCGCCACTGTGTTCTGAGGAAATGCTGGCTGGCATTCCCGAGGCAGCCGTCGAGCAAGCACGGTGGTGGGAGCGCCACATCGTGGAGATCCTCAGCGGCCGCCCGCCTGGGACGGCCGCGGGCATTCGTCCCCGCCCAGAGTTCGACACGGCGAAACGATCTCTGCGGCAGCGTGAGCTGGCCAAGTTGGACGAGCTGCGTGCCGCCGGCCACGACGTGAGTCGGAATGCGTTGCAGCGTCGCCGATTTGCCTACGAACGGGACGGGCTCCTGGGAGTGGTTGACGGGCGCCATAATCGGCGGCGCGCGGTATTCGGCCGTGTGGACGACCGTGTCGTCGCCGCGGTGCGGGATGCGATCGAGGGCGAGACCGACCTGTCAACGGGAACGGTGCAGCGTCTGCAACGGCGGGTCGCCAAGACGCTGGTGGCCACCTATGGTGCCGACGACGCGCCCGCGATGCCGTCGCAGCCCACCTTCTACCGGCTGGTCAAGCGCCTCGCGGAAGGACGGCACACGTTCGGGTCAGCACGGACGCGGCGATCGCTGTCCAAGCAGCCCGATGGCCCATTCGGGTCGATCACCGTGGTGCGCCCCGGCGAGATGGTGGAAATCGATTCAACCCTTCTGGATGTACGGGTAGTGCTCGATGACGGCATGGTAGACCGAGTCGAGCTGACTGCGATGGTCGACAACGCTACGCGGTCCATCCCGGCCGCGGTGCTGCGACCGACGACCAAAGCAGTGGACGCGTCACTGCTCTTGGCGCGGGCATTGACGCCCGAACCGATGCGCCCGGGATGGGCCGATGCGCTGCGGATGTCCCGGTCGGTACTTCCGCACCACAGCCTGACCAGTGTCGATCAGCGCCTGGCCGATGCTGCGGCCAGGCCGGTGATCGCTCCCGAGACGATCGTCTGCGATCACGGGAAAGCGTATCTGTCCCAAACATTTCGGCAAGCGTGCTGCACATTGGGGATCAATCTGCAGCCGGCTCATCCCGACTGCCCGACCGATAAGCCGAAGATCGAGCGGACATTGCAGTCGGTGGGCACCCTGTTCGCACAGTACGTGGCCGGTTACGTCGGTTCATCGGTGGAGCGGCGTGGGAAAAACGCCGAGGACGACGCGGTGTGGTCGATGATTGAGCTGCAGGCGCTGCTGGACGAGTGGATCATCGCGGTGTGGCAGAACCGCCCCCACGATGGCCTGCGGGATCCGGTGACGCCGGGGAAAGCGTTGTCTCCCAACGAGAAATACACTGCCCTCGTTGAGGTGGCTGGCTATGTACCGGTCCCACTGGACGCCGACGACTATATCGAATTGCTTCCCGTGCAGTGGCGCACAATCAACAGTTACGGGGTCCGGATCAACCATCGCACCTATGACGCCAAGGCGCTCAACCCATACCGGCGCCAGCATTCCGGGGTCGATGCCCGTAACGGACAGTGGGAAGTGCACTACGACCCGTATGACGTGTCGAGGATTTGGGTGCGCAATCACCACGAAGACGGATGGCTGGCCGCGACGTGGACGCACCTTCGGTCCTCGCCGGTGCCGTTCGGCGAGACACTGTGGCGCCACGCCCGCTCCGTAGCCGACCGCAGAGGGGCCCAGAAGACCCAGGAAGCGGAGATTGCGGCCATCGCGGAGGACTTGCTGGACCGCGCCGCCGCTGGGCCGCAGCAGCAGACGAAAGCCGAGCGCCGAGTGACTGGACGGACCAGCGCCGCGAGCGCCGGCCGGGACTGGCCGGACCCGACGGAATCATCCGAACATCATGGCCCGTCACCGTCGGAACGGGCCGCCGACAACGAGACTTTCGACGATGACGGCGAGATGGCGGAGGTCATACCCCTGCCGGTGTTTGATGCACGCAAGGAGGCCCAAACGTGGCGACTGTGA
- a CDS encoding ATP-binding protein: protein MATVTEIAAVGQLEDRRQPTTTLEGWRRFVDADPPEFTLLADDEWASLGEDERTAYNEARVAHHSELVVVTTSAIEAITHQGRLLTLLNQREIGARRGLIISGGAATGKTTAIKQLGRFHELRTRARFPGDESRIPVVYVTAPPKGSPRKLAMEFARFLGLPTLNQRMNVTDISDAVCQVLIDARTDIVVVDEIHNLNLDTRAGEELSDHLKYFTEHLPATFVYAGIEVERSGLFTGTRGRQLAGRCGVIHTSAFPDAKEWRQLVAAMEGTLRLHRHEPGSLVAQARYLHRRTGGMIGSLAHLIRASAIQAMLDGTEHITREAMDDILIDYAAHTAAARTAS, encoded by the coding sequence GTGGCGACTGTGACCGAGATTGCGGCGGTGGGTCAGTTAGAGGATCGCCGCCAGCCGACCACGACGCTGGAGGGCTGGCGGCGTTTTGTTGATGCCGATCCGCCGGAGTTCACGTTGCTCGCCGACGACGAGTGGGCCAGCCTCGGTGAGGACGAGCGGACGGCCTACAACGAGGCCCGGGTTGCGCATCATTCGGAGCTGGTGGTGGTCACCACGTCGGCGATCGAAGCGATCACCCATCAGGGCCGGCTGTTGACATTGCTCAACCAGCGCGAGATCGGGGCCCGGCGCGGGCTGATCATCTCCGGCGGGGCAGCGACGGGGAAAACTACGGCGATCAAGCAACTGGGTCGGTTTCACGAATTGCGCACCCGTGCACGGTTTCCCGGCGATGAGAGCCGGATTCCGGTGGTGTATGTGACGGCCCCGCCGAAAGGGTCGCCCCGCAAGTTGGCGATGGAGTTCGCACGGTTTCTGGGGCTTCCCACGCTCAATCAGCGGATGAACGTGACCGATATTTCCGATGCCGTGTGCCAGGTGCTCATCGATGCCCGTACCGACATCGTGGTGGTCGATGAAATCCACAACCTCAACCTCGACACCCGCGCCGGCGAAGAACTGTCCGACCACCTCAAATACTTCACCGAGCATCTGCCTGCGACATTCGTTTACGCCGGGATCGAAGTGGAACGCTCGGGGCTGTTCACCGGCACGCGGGGACGGCAGTTGGCCGGCCGTTGCGGGGTGATCCACACCAGCGCATTCCCCGACGCCAAGGAGTGGCGACAACTCGTCGCCGCCATGGAAGGTACCTTGCGTCTGCATCGACACGAACCGGGAAGCCTTGTCGCCCAGGCCCGTTACCTGCACCGCCGCACCGGCGGGATGATCGGCAGCCTGGCCCACTTGATCCGGGCTTCAGCAATCCAAGCGATGCTCGACGGCACCGAGCACATCACCCGCGAGGCCATGGACGATATTTTGATCGACTACGCCGCCCACACGGCCGCGGCCCGCACGGCCAGCTGA
- a CDS encoding cytochrome c biogenesis CcdA family protein, whose protein sequence is MNLLALAFTAGMLAPVNPCGFALLPAWITGTIATGGTDAVLVRLARALRTGAVLTIGFTGTLTLAGIAISAGARTLVTAAPWLGITIGLTLAILGGFMLTGRTIGLRMPARTRHRPDSPTAGGVLAAGIGYALASLSCTFGVLLAVIAQAQATSGWGGLLAVFTAYTAGAATILMLVSVGTAIAGTALTRHLGILARHGTRVTAVVLIATGAYLAWYWLPAATGHTASGGNLLTGWSATATGWLQDHALPASVIAAFAVVVSAVAACWTTHRRPITGKQRRR, encoded by the coding sequence GTGAACCTGCTCGCGCTCGCGTTTACCGCTGGCATGCTCGCCCCGGTCAACCCCTGCGGGTTCGCGCTGCTACCGGCGTGGATCACCGGCACCATCGCCACCGGCGGCACCGATGCGGTGCTCGTGCGGCTGGCCCGGGCACTGCGCACCGGGGCCGTCCTGACCATCGGGTTCACCGGCACCCTCACCCTCGCCGGTATCGCGATCAGTGCCGGTGCCCGGACCCTGGTGACGGCTGCTCCCTGGCTCGGGATCACGATCGGGCTCACCCTGGCCATCTTGGGCGGCTTCATGCTCACCGGCCGCACCATCGGTCTGCGTATGCCTGCCCGGACGCGTCATCGGCCGGACTCCCCAACAGCCGGTGGTGTGCTCGCGGCCGGAATCGGCTACGCCCTGGCGTCACTGTCCTGCACCTTCGGGGTACTGCTCGCGGTGATCGCCCAGGCCCAGGCCACCAGCGGATGGGGCGGTCTGCTGGCAGTGTTCACCGCATACACAGCCGGTGCCGCCACCATCTTGATGCTGGTCAGCGTCGGCACCGCCATCGCCGGCACGGCCCTGACCCGGCATCTGGGTATCCTCGCCCGCCACGGGACCCGCGTCACCGCCGTTGTCCTCATCGCCACCGGCGCCTACCTCGCGTGGTACTGGCTGCCCGCGGCCACCGGGCACACCGCCAGCGGCGGCAACCTGCTCACCGGCTGGTCGGCCACCGCGACCGGATGGCTGCAGGACCACGCCCTCCCGGCCAGCGTCATTGCCGCCTTCGCTGTGGTGGTCAGCGCGGTGGCCGCGTGCTGGACCACCCACCGCCGGCCAATCACCGGCAAGCAGCGCCGCCGGTGA
- a CDS encoding DUF302 domain-containing protein, which yields MNIAISTTLHTDFDDAVTRTRNALQQQGFGVLTEIDMKATIKAKLGTDMEDYLILGACNPPLAHQAVTIDRQIGLLLPCNVVVRAHPTDTGTVIIEAMNPMLMVDVTDEPALKDIADQATTKLQAAIDALTA from the coding sequence ATGAACATCGCGATCTCCACCACGCTGCACACCGACTTCGATGACGCCGTCACCCGCACACGAAACGCCCTGCAACAACAAGGCTTTGGCGTGCTCACCGAGATCGACATGAAAGCGACCATCAAAGCCAAACTCGGCACCGACATGGAGGACTACCTCATCCTGGGCGCCTGCAACCCCCCGCTCGCCCACCAGGCCGTCACCATTGACCGCCAGATCGGGTTACTGCTGCCCTGCAACGTCGTCGTGCGCGCCCACCCCACCGACACGGGCACGGTGATCATCGAAGCAATGAACCCCATGCTGATGGTCGACGTCACCGACGAACCCGCACTCAAAGACATCGCCGACCAAGCCACGACAAAACTGCAAGCCGCAATCGACGCCCTCACCGCATAA
- a CDS encoding sulfocyanin: MKTHRLWLVVAIAASSLVLGLGATAIAYRTGPGARPIPPASAGPYPAWPAYRGYPGGTGMWGSWGPAMMGPWRQYPGGPTSCAAPALPGTVVDVNVTDMGSMMGPGRHMMMGPRMMPGMGMMRIYLSPATVPAGPVSFRVLNTGAMVHELVVLPLPAGQFAGRRPSGPDGTVDETGSLGEASRSCAADRGDEQSPDYGIAPGALGWTTITLPPGRYELVCNIAGHYVSGMSAELDVTGPPR; this comes from the coding sequence ATGAAAACTCACCGTTTGTGGCTGGTCGTGGCCATCGCGGCCAGCTCGCTGGTGCTCGGGCTGGGCGCCACCGCGATCGCGTACCGCACCGGCCCCGGTGCCCGCCCGATCCCACCGGCCAGCGCCGGCCCCTACCCGGCCTGGCCCGCCTACCGCGGGTATCCGGGCGGCACGGGAATGTGGGGGTCGTGGGGCCCGGCGATGATGGGCCCGTGGCGCCAATACCCGGGCGGCCCGACGTCCTGCGCGGCGCCGGCGCTGCCGGGGACGGTTGTCGATGTCAACGTCACCGACATGGGCTCGATGATGGGCCCCGGCAGGCACATGATGATGGGGCCGCGGATGATGCCCGGCATGGGCATGATGCGGATCTACCTGTCCCCGGCCACGGTGCCCGCCGGACCGGTGTCATTCCGCGTCCTGAACACCGGTGCGATGGTGCACGAGCTGGTGGTACTGCCGCTGCCCGCAGGACAATTCGCGGGCCGGCGCCCCAGCGGCCCCGACGGCACCGTCGATGAGACCGGCAGCCTCGGTGAAGCCTCCCGCAGCTGCGCCGCCGACCGTGGCGACGAACAATCACCGGACTACGGCATCGCCCCCGGCGCCCTGGGCTGGACCACCATCACCCTGCCGCCGGGCCGCTACGAGCTGGTCTGCAACATCGCCGGTCACTACGTCTCGGGTATGTCCGCCGAACTCGACGTCACCGGGCCGCCCCGATAA
- a CDS encoding SHOCT domain-containing protein, producing the protein MCGWGGNGWMWNGGYGGGWGWGGWILTAVVAVLFFAVLITAIVAAVRYLSGTHHGAAGAAPGARTAEDMLAERLARGEIDDTEYRQRMTALREHR; encoded by the coding sequence ATGTGCGGTTGGGGTGGTAATGGCTGGATGTGGAACGGCGGCTACGGCGGCGGATGGGGTTGGGGCGGCTGGATTCTGACTGCCGTGGTCGCGGTGCTGTTTTTCGCGGTGCTGATCACCGCGATCGTGGCGGCGGTGCGCTACCTGAGCGGCACCCATCACGGGGCCGCGGGCGCCGCACCCGGGGCCCGCACCGCCGAGGACATGCTGGCCGAACGCCTGGCGCGGGGGGAGATCGATGACACCGAATACCGCCAGCGCATGACGGCACTGCGCGAACACCGTTGA
- a CDS encoding ArsR/SmtB family transcription factor produces MTTPNVVVDRVELAPAAALFRSLGDPTRLAIVRRLATGPARVTDLATAVGLAQSTVSRHLGCLRECGLVDSEPAGRASVFRLTQPALTEVLAAAEAVLQATGNLVALCPTYGADPAAGQPQ; encoded by the coding sequence ATGACAACGCCCAATGTTGTGGTTGATCGTGTCGAGTTGGCGCCGGCCGCGGCGCTGTTTCGGTCGTTGGGCGATCCCACCCGGCTGGCGATCGTGCGCCGGCTGGCCACCGGCCCGGCGCGGGTCACCGACTTGGCGACCGCGGTGGGATTGGCACAGTCCACGGTGTCCAGACACCTTGGCTGCCTGCGTGAGTGCGGCCTGGTGGACTCCGAGCCGGCGGGCCGGGCTTCGGTGTTTCGGCTCACCCAGCCGGCGCTGACCGAGGTGCTGGCCGCCGCCGAGGCCGTATTGCAGGCCACCGGCAACCTGGTGGCGCTATGCCCCACCTACGGCGCAGACCCGGCCGCCGGGCAGCCGCAATGA
- a CDS encoding transposase: MTRTPPPPPTAKAKAALAKYRDGVSADKRRDIEKAIAYLRKTKATINVSAVARRAKVTRKTVLKHDDLMVIINQYRNRPAAGGDHPPATSRESSIMAALRRKIAAQEAEINNLKTTVAQQQATIELLYGQLEDRHYGDPAG, from the coding sequence GTGACCCGCACACCCCCGCCGCCGCCGACCGCCAAAGCCAAAGCGGCGCTGGCCAAATACCGTGACGGTGTCAGCGCCGACAAGCGCCGCGACATCGAAAAGGCCATCGCCTACCTGCGCAAAACCAAGGCCACCATCAACGTCTCCGCGGTGGCCCGCCGCGCCAAGGTAACCCGCAAAACGGTCCTCAAACATGACGACCTGATGGTGATCATCAACCAGTACCGCAACCGGCCCGCCGCCGGCGGCGACCACCCGCCGGCCACGAGCCGCGAAAGCAGCATCATGGCCGCGTTGCGCCGCAAGATCGCCGCTCAAGAAGCCGAAATCAACAACCTCAAAACCACGGTGGCACAACAGCAAGCCACCATCGAACTGCTCTACGGTCAACTGGAGGACCGGCACTACGGCGACCCCGCTGGTTAG
- a CDS encoding tyrosine-type recombinase/integrase, with protein MAGNDRLTHSGQQGGAEEHWTAQWDRVPAPWRTLVYHLDQAPANALFAPNPRYRPVSEGHDFTPADVPQRICDELAWWVWLCGEEDTRKVEPSLLRWTSRALGIAAADYRQQHRRPLASIADLTPESMVRHGVLDFERRNGRLPSAGFRTNVTNFVEHLHLYVAVRCTGRPWWDHDIWNLYADPRIPRREHEPQHDQVVRLGGVEPAWLRDGVRFWLRTALTAELLRWSSLTSRVRDMSRHLGPFLAARRIDDPALHADRAAVRLLFTDFTDYLKSPAAQAKPDRPLSSTAIAGIQSRIQTFYTFMVDHAEEAAVATGEPRWAGLTDTHTRLWGAAFRPPQPHPTELTWYSTAELQQMLCYLDVLAADKDIPVVITHPDSTISVVAGLGDPQAARAWLLQALTGRRASEILMLDADPLEAIPGRDRAAAADPEGFVAKLRYQQTKVDGVCPTILVEQAIVNVIVEQQDWVRRHHPGLAPKYLFLGVRFQHQGQRARSYNSYRLILDKLDGIHGLTDSAGRPLKFSQTHRLRHTRATELLNDGVPIHVVQRYLGHASPEMTLRYAATLQATAEAEFLKHKKIGAHGTDITISPSDIYDMTQLAARTDRVLPNGVCLLPPVTTCDKGNACLSCGHFATDATHLDELIDQRTKTLTLIDVRRDQFHARTGRELTDDNVWIHQRRREVASLDAIIGRIEATDTDEAAGVGGAGTAGRQPGLQVSTRGSHESVLRKADPGTPR; from the coding sequence CTCCTGCCGATGTGCCGCAACGGATCTGCGACGAGCTGGCCTGGTGGGTGTGGCTGTGCGGTGAGGAGGACACCCGCAAGGTCGAGCCGTCACTGTTGAGATGGACCAGCCGCGCGCTGGGGATCGCGGCGGCCGACTACCGCCAGCAGCATCGCCGGCCGCTGGCCTCCATCGCCGATCTGACGCCGGAATCGATGGTGCGCCACGGGGTACTCGATTTCGAACGCCGCAACGGGCGGCTGCCCTCGGCGGGTTTTCGCACCAACGTCACCAATTTCGTCGAACACCTGCACCTGTATGTGGCGGTGCGCTGCACCGGGCGGCCCTGGTGGGACCACGACATCTGGAACTTGTACGCCGACCCGAGGATTCCGCGGCGCGAACATGAACCCCAGCACGACCAGGTGGTGCGCCTGGGCGGGGTCGAACCGGCGTGGTTGCGCGACGGTGTGCGGTTCTGGCTGCGCACCGCGCTGACCGCGGAACTGTTGCGGTGGTCCTCGCTCACCTCACGGGTCCGCGACATGAGCCGTCATCTGGGCCCGTTCCTGGCCGCACGCCGGATCGACGACCCGGCCCTGCACGCCGACCGGGCGGCGGTGCGGTTGCTGTTCACCGATTTCACCGACTACCTGAAATCACCGGCGGCGCAGGCGAAACCGGACCGGCCGTTGTCCTCGACCGCGATCGCCGGGATCCAGTCGCGTATCCAGACGTTCTACACGTTCATGGTCGATCATGCCGAGGAAGCCGCGGTCGCGACCGGTGAGCCGCGGTGGGCCGGCTTGACCGACACGCACACGCGGCTGTGGGGTGCGGCGTTCCGCCCGCCGCAGCCGCACCCGACGGAGCTGACCTGGTATTCGACCGCCGAGCTGCAGCAGATGCTGTGCTATCTGGATGTTTTGGCCGCCGACAAGGACATCCCCGTGGTCATCACCCACCCTGATTCGACCATTTCGGTGGTCGCAGGCCTGGGAGACCCCCAAGCGGCCCGGGCGTGGCTGCTGCAAGCGCTGACCGGGCGGCGGGCCTCGGAAATCTTGATGCTCGATGCCGATCCGCTGGAGGCGATCCCCGGCCGTGACCGCGCTGCCGCCGCGGACCCGGAAGGTTTTGTGGCCAAGCTGCGCTACCAGCAGACCAAGGTCGACGGGGTGTGCCCGACCATCCTGGTCGAGCAGGCCATCGTCAACGTCATTGTCGAGCAACAAGACTGGGTGCGCCGGCACCACCCGGGCCTGGCCCCGAAGTACCTGTTCTTGGGGGTGCGGTTCCAGCACCAGGGGCAGCGGGCCCGTAGCTACAACTCCTACCGCCTAATCCTCGACAAGCTCGATGGCATCCACGGCCTCACCGACAGCGCCGGGCGACCGCTCAAGTTCAGCCAAACCCACCGGCTGCGGCACACCCGGGCCACCGAACTGCTCAACGACGGGGTACCCATCCATGTGGTGCAGCGCTACCTCGGACATGCCTCCCCGGAGATGACGCTGCGCTACGCGGCGACCCTGCAGGCCACCGCCGAAGCAGAATTCTTGAAACACAAGAAGATCGGTGCCCACGGCACCGACATCACGATCAGCCCATCGGACATCTACGACATGACCCAACTCGCGGCGCGCACCGACCGGGTGTTGCCCAACGGGGTGTGCCTGCTGCCCCCGGTGACCACCTGCGACAAAGGCAACGCCTGCCTGTCCTGCGGGCATTTCGCCACCGACGCCACCCACCTGGACGAACTGATCGACCAGCGCACCAAAACCCTCACCCTCATCGACGTGCGCCGCGACCAATTCCACGCCCGCACCGGCCGCGAGCTGACCGACGACAATGTCTGGATTCACCAACGGCGCCGCGAGGTGGCTTCGTTGGACGCCATCATCGGGCGCATCGAAGCCACCGACACCGACGAGGCCGCCGGGGTCGGTGGCGCGGGCACCGCGGGTCGTCAACCCGGCTTACAGGTCAGCACCCGGGGCAGTCACGAATCGGTGCTGCGCAAAGCTGACCCGGGAACGCCCCGGTGA